The Desulfovibrio sp. genomic sequence TATGCAGTGGGTACGGAGCAATCGATTCGTGAAGCACGTGTTCGTTTTCCTCTTTGTCCTGGGTGCTCTTTGTGAAGCCAGCGGCGTTGGAGCTCAGGACATCAGGCCGGTCTTCGATGGGCGGTTGCAGCTCAAGCCCTCCGTACTTTCGGCTTCGGAGTCGGTTCTCTTCAAGAGCGAGGTTCTGCCCGCGGCCAGGAAATACTGGCAGGGTCAGGACGAGTTTGCGAGTTGCATGGTGGAGGACCCCCGCGCCCTGGATGTTGCCAAGGGTTCCTTCACCCGGGCGGGTTCCAGCCAGCGGGCGCTCTTGTACAGGTATTGCGAGACCGGCCACGCCATGGCGTTAAACGGCATAGCCGTCATCGAGAACGAACGGGTGGTGGCTCATGTTCTCTATGCTGGGGGGTGGGACAACGCCATCGGGACCATGCCGGACTTGAACGGCGATGGTTTGTCGGAGTTGGTTCTGGCCTCAGGCGGGACCAACATGGGCCAAACATGGAAGTCCATGGCTATCATCGGGATGAATGGGGGCGGGGTGACCCCGTTTGGGCGCACGCAAACCTATCTCGACACCTGCGGAACCGGCCAGAAAGACGGCAAAGCCCAGGCCTGGAGGCTTTCAGTCAAGGCTGGTGCTCCTCCGGTGTTTTTCCGGGAGAGCTTCGTGAATACCGGAGCATGCCAGGGTGCGGGCGACTGGAAAAAGGCGCAATCCGCCGTGAAAGTTGCCCTTGAGCCGGACGAGACCGAATACAACCTGATCAAGTAACCAGGCCATCGGGATGGCGTCTTTTGCTTGCCCGGCAACGGCAGCAGATAAAGGAGTTGGCGAGATGGCGTTTATTTCTCTTGCAGTTCTGCGCGTCAACCGACTGTTGCTGGCCATTCTCGAACTGGCCTTGCTGACGTTGGTCATCTGTTCGCCAGCTCTTGGGCAGGCAACTGCGGCCAAACTGGCCACGGGCGAAGGCCACGGTGCCTGGCTCAAGCCGGACGGCACAGTGTGGACCTGGGGCTCGAATCGCTACGGCCAGCTGGGGAGAAACGGCGATGATTCCAACTCGCCCATGCGGGTCCCTGGGCTCTCCGGGGTCAGGGACGTGGCCTGCGGGGCCAATTCCACGTTTGCGGTCCTTGGCGACGGCAGGGTGATGGCCTTTGGCCAGAACGAGTATGGGCAACTGGGCAACGGGGAGGTGAAAGGAAGTTTTGACCCTCTCCTGGTTCCGGGCTTGAACAACGTGCTGGCCGTGGCCTCCGCTCATCGATCAACCCTGGCCCTGACCTCGGATGGCACGGTCTGGGAATGGGGCGACGATTCCAAGGGGTCGCTTCCCAAACAGGTGGAGGGCCTGGAAGGGGTAGTTGCCGTGGCACGGGCGGAGGCCCACAGCGTGGCGTTGAAAAAGGACGGCACCGTGTGGGTATGGGGCATGTACCACGGGGCCGGGGACCTGGGGAACGGCTGTTACGGATGCGCCGGTGACCCCATACGGGTGCCTGATCTTTCCGAGGTTGCGGCAATAGCCGCGGGCTATCAGTTGACAGTGGCGCTCAAAAAGGACGGCACCGTCTGGACCATAGGCTACGGCGAGGCCGGGCAACTGGGCGACGGAACCAGACGGAGCGTGAGCAGGCCGGGCAAGGTGAGCGGGCTCGCCGGTGTGAAGGCCATCGCTGCCGGATACATGCATGTCCTGGCCTTGAAGGGAGACGGAACGGTCTGGGCCTGGGGCGACAACCATTACGGGGAACTGGGAAACCAAAGCTTTAACTTCTCTGCGAAAGACATAAAGCCCGAGAATCATCCCAAACCCGTTCGTTGCGGGACGCTGTCCAGCGTCGTGGCCATAGCGGCGGGGGGCAAGCATAGCTTTGCCCTTACGGACAAAGGGAAACTGTTCGGCTTTGGCGACAACGGGGCGGGCGTGCTGGGTACGGACCCTGAAAGCATGAGCCAGGCGGACGCGCCCATGGAGATCGGCAAGTCAGTGCCCGAGCCATGCCAGGTGTTATTTTCCTGCCAGACCGCCTCTGGCAAGTATATCCAAATCTGCGGCGAGCAGGACAAAAGCGATGTGGAAAAATGGAGCGGGATCACCTACCGGTTCGGCCCTGTCAACGGTGCGCCTGAACTTGTCTACCCCAAGGAACCGGACAAGGGGCGGGCATCTCTCTACTTCTCCCATGCGGAAGCTGGCGGCGACTACCAGGTGAATGTGCGTTTTGTGAATGGCAATTACACCTACCGCGTCTTTTCGAGCTCCATGAGCGGGGCCGGAGTCCTGGTGGAGGATGGCTCGGGCAAGAGGATAGCCACGGTGAAGTGCATCGAGCGGCCCGAGCTCTATGCGTATTACCTGTGGAAATCGCTCCCATGCGATCAGAAAAACATCCACGGGACGGCCGCGTGCCAGGAAAAGCCCTACCAGGGAAGATAGTTGGCAAGTGTGTTCATCCCGGGTGCTCTTGTGCACGAACCGTGGGATGCCTTGGCAAAAGATCCAGCAATACTCACTTCTTCGAGACAGAGCCAGGCTGCGGCGGGATACTGTGCGGCCTCTGGTAAGGGGATAAGGATTGACGAAGGTTCGACACTTTTGTATTAAACAATTGTTATTTTTGAATTACACTTGATGCGCCTTGGGTGGTCAATCAACGTCAAACCGACGCAGAAGAAAAGCAAGGGCGTGTTCTATGTCCAGCCAGCCAAGTATACTCGTCGTTGCCTTTGTCCCTCCTGTCTGTTCGCGTGGATCTTCTTGTTGCAGGTTTGTCGGATGAGCCTCTCGGGAAAATGAAGCCCAGAGGGAGCTCTTCCTTCTTAAGCGTGAGAGTGTTCTATCGGAGCGTGTGAGCGCCTGGAAATGGAAAGCTTCCGGGTGGGATATTGAACAGTATGCATGTTGGCCGCGATTATGTAACACTACGGTAGTATCGTCGTGAATGAGATTTGAGGAGGTCGCCTTGTCGGATATTCGACTCGAAGGTGTCACGCGTCATTGGGGACCGGTCGTGGCTGTTGACGATGTGAGCTTCCACGTTCCGGAAGGCAGCCTGATGGTGCTGCTTGGACCCTCTGGCTGCGGCAAGTCCACGACCCTGCGCCTGATTGCCGGGCTGGAGACGGTCACCTCAGGAAGGATATCCATTTCGGACCGGGACGTGACCGATCTGCCGCCCTCAGAGCGCCACTTGGCCATGGTTTTTCAGTCCTACGCCTTGTTCCCCCACTTGAACGTGCGCGAGAACATCCTCTTTGGCCTGAAGGTGCGCAAAGTAAATAAAGACGAACAGGCACGCAGGCTCAGCCGTGCCGCGGACATCCTCGGCCTGGGGGAGTTGTTGGACCGCAAGCCCTCGGCCCTGTCCGGCGGACAGCAGCAGCGCGTAGCCCTTGGGAGAGCCCTGGTGGCTGAAGCCTCGGTGTGCCTGATGGACGAACCGCTTTCCAACCTGGACGCCAAGCTGCGCCAGGAAATGCGCCGGGAGATACGGTCTTTGCAACTCTCGCTCGGAATCACCATGGTCTACGTCACCCACGACCAGACCGAAGCCATGAGCATGGCCGACCGCATCATCCTCATGCAGGGAGGCCGCATCGTACAGAACGGAACCCCGGCTGAACTCTACTCGCGCCCGGCCAACCTCTTCGCGGCCGGCTTTATCGGAACGCCTCCAATGAACTTGGTGCGCCTGGCCCCGGGAGCGCAAAGCGCCACGGTGATGGGCTGCCCAGAAGCCAAGGCGCCCGGGGCCCCCTCTGGCGAGTGCATGCTGGGCGTTCGCCCTGAACACTTGCGCATTGGGCCGGAGGGTAACTGGCCTGCGGTTGTCGAGTCCGTGGAGTACCTGGGAGTAAGCTCCGTGGTGGCCTGCCGGGTTGGTGAGGAACTTGTGTCCGTTTCCGTGGACGGCCTTTGCGAATTCAGTCCCGGGGCGAACGTGCGCCTTGGTTTTCCGCCATCAAAAGCGCATTTTTTTGACCGCGCCACCGGCTTAAGCGTAAGCGCAGCGTGATTTTCGCTTCCAGAGCGAAGCTGGACGAGTGATACTGTTTCGGCTGGAGTGTCAGCCAAAGAGCGTACCCAACCTTCAACCCCTGAGGTGCCGGCATGATCCAAAGCACGTTCCATCTAAAACGCCTGGTTCTGGCCCTTGCCTTCGTATGTCTCTTTACCGGCGTGGCCTTGGCCGAGAAGGTGTCGCTCACGTTCTATTTCCCCGTGGCTGTCGGCGGGCCCATCACCAAGACAGTTGAAGGCATGACCGAAGCCTTCATGAAAGAGCATCCGGACATCAAGATCACTCCGGTGTATGCTGGCATTTACCGCGAAACCCTGACCAAGGCTCTCACCGCGCTCAAGGGCGGCGAGCCCCCGCACGTGGCGGTGCTCCTCTCCACGGATATGTACACCCTGATCGACGAAGGGGCCGTGGTTCCCTACGATGAGATCGTTCCCGCCCCGGAAATGGGATTCGTGAAGGACTACTTCCCCGGGTTCATGAAGAACAGCCAGACCGGCGGCAAGACCTGGGGCATTCCGTTCCAGCGCTCCACCATCGTGATGTACTGGAACAAGGAGGCCTTCAAGGAGGCCGGGCTCGACCCCAACACCCCGCCCAAGACATGGACCGAGATGGTCGATTTCGCCAAGAAGCTCACCAAGAAGGACGCTTCCGGCGCGGTGTCCCAGTGGGGCGTGGCCATCCCCACCACCGGCTACGCCTACTGGCTGTTCCAGGCCCTGGCCATCGAGAACGGCATCGAACTCATGAATCCTGAAGGGACCGAGGTCTATTTCAACAAGCCCGCCAGCGTGGAAGCCCTCCAGTTCCTGGTGGACCTGTCCCAGAAGCACCAGGTGTCCCCCAAGGGAACCATCGACTGGGCCACAACGCCCAAGGACTTTTTCGAGCGCAAGACTGCCATGATGTGGACCACCACCGGCAATCTGACCAACGTGCGCACCAACGCCAAGTTCGATTTCGGCGTGGCCATGCTCCCGGCCAACAAGCGCCCGGGTTCGCCCACCGGCGGCGGCAACTTCTACATCTTCAAGAAGACCACCCCGGCGGAACGCAAGGCGGCCGTGGAATTCGTCAAATGGATGACCACCGCCGAGCGGGCCGCCCAGTGGTGCATCGACACCGGGTATGTGGCCGTGCGCCCGGATGCCTGGGAGACCACGCGGATGAAGGAATACGTGCAGGGCTTCCCCCCGGCGGCCGTTGCCCGCGACCAGCTCCAGTACGCCGTGGCCGAGCTGTCCACCCATGAGAACCAGCGCGTGACCAAGGCCCTGGACGACGCCATCCAGGCTGCGGTCAACGGCTCCAAGTCCCCGGCCGACGCCCTGAACGAGGCCCAGGCCGAGGCTGAACGCATTCTGAGGCGCTACAAGCGATAGACAGACAAACACAGGCCGGTCCAGGGGCGGTTTGACCGCCTCTGGACCGGTGTTTACAGACAGATGACCATCGGGACGAGCCTCTCGCCCGCAGGATGGAGGAAGAGTGGTTATAAAACCGGCCGTGTCCAACCAGATCCATGCCTGGCTGCTGCTTTTGCCAGCAGTGGCCATGATCATGGCCTTCACCCACTATCCGGCCATCAACACCTTCATCTCCAGTTTCTTCCTGGCCGGGAAGGGAGGGGCCGCCTCGGAATTCGTTGGCCTGGAAAACTACCGTTTTCTCCTGGAGGACAAGATATTCTGGAAGGTGCTCAAGAATAACCTGATCTTCGCATCCTGCACCATCCCACTTTCGATATCCCTGGCCATGGTGATGGCTTTTCTGGTCAATGCCGGTCTGCCTGGTCAGGCGTGGCTGAGGCTCAGCTACTTCGTGCCCACGGTGCTGCCCATGATCGCCGTGGCCAACATCTGGCTCTTTTTCTACACCCCGGAATACGGGCTCTTGGAGCAGGTTCGACGGTTCCTAGGGTTTTCTGGGGTCAACTGGCTGGGCAGCGAGAAAACGGCCCTCTACTGCGTCATCGCCGTGGCCGTTTGGAAAGACGCGGGCTTTTTCATGATTTTCTATCTGGCTGCCCTGCAGCAGATACCGCCTTCCCTGGGCGAGGCGGCCATGCTGGAGGGAGCGTCGCGGTTTTACTACTACCGCCGGGTGGTCATCCCGCTGCTCATGCCGACCACCTTGTTCGTGCTGGTCAATGCCACCATCAACGCCTTTCGAATGGTGGACCACCTCTTCGTGCTGACCCAGGGGGGACCCAACAACGCCAGCTCACTGCTCCTCTATTACATCTACGAGGTGAGTTTCAAATTCTGGGATACGGGCTACGGGGCAACTCTTACCCTGGTGCTCCTGCTCTTTCTGGGGCTGGCCTCCGTTCTCCAGTTCGGGGTTCTGGAAAAGAGGGTCCACTACAGATGAACGCCGTCAATCCGTATGACCGCGGCCAGGCCCGCATCCTGGACGTCACCGCTGCATGGACCCTGGCGCTTTTGTGGTCGCTGCCCCTGCTGTACGCCATCTGGACCGCCTTCCACTCTCCCGAGTATTCCACCAACTTCAAGCTTTTCGCACCGCTCTCTCTGGAGAACTTCGTCAAGGCCTGGGCCGCGGCTCCCTTTGCCAAGTATTTCGTCAACACCGTGCTTCTGGTGACCATGATCCTGGTGGTGCAGCTGGTGCTGTGCACTTTGGCGGCCTACGCATTCGCCAAGTACGACTTCCGTTTGAAAGGCGTCATGTTCGCCCTGGTGCTCATGCAGCTCATGATCATGCCGGACGTGCTCATCGTGGAAAACTACCAGACCATGGGAAAGATAGGCATTCTGGACTCCACCCTGTCCATCGGCCTTCCCTACATGGCCTCGGCCTTCGGCATCTTCCTGTTGCGCCAGACGTTCAAGTCCGTGCCCAAGGAACTAGACGATGCCGCGGCCGTTGAGGGGGCCGGAGTGCTCCAGATTCTCTGGCATGTGTACGTTCCCTTGGGCCGTTCGGTTTATCTGGCCTACGCCCTGGTCTCCATCAGCTACCACTGGAACAACTTCCTCTGGCCGCTCATCGTCACCAACACCGTGAACTCCAGGCCCTTGACCGTGGGGCTTCAGGTATTCTCCTCCACGGAACAGGGAGTGGACTGGGCCATCATCACCGCGGCCACGCTCATGACCTCCGGCCCCTTGCTGCTGGGGTTTCTCCTCTTCCAGCGCCAGTTCGTGCAGTCCTTCATGCGGGCGGGAATCAAGTGAGAGGGGAGCCTTTTGTCCTGGAACCCCTGGAGAAGCTGGCCAGGTTCCAGGGCGCCCCGGCTCTTGAGCGCATCCGGGCGGAATTCATCCCCCAAGTTGACGAGCCCAACTGGCGCAGTCTGGTCGAGGAGTTCCTGGTACTCGAGTCTCCGCTCACCCCGTACGCTCACCCTAAGTTTTCACCTCTGCCCTTCGAGGTTTGTCCGGGATCGGGAGCCCACCACGCCCACGTGGGGGGGCTGGCCCTGCACGTGCTGCAGGACCTGGAGAATGCCCGCGCTCTGATTGCGACCCATCAATCCCGAGGGCTGCCCGGCAGGCCGGGGCTTTTGTACGCGGCGATTCTTCTGCACGACGCCATGAAGCGCTTCGTCTATCGCTTCAACGATCACTATCAGTTGGAGAAGTCCGAGGACCCCTTCATAGGCAAGCAGGAGGATCATCATTCCTGGGTTCTTCGGGAGCTTGCGGCGCGAAGCGTGGACCGGGAGCTTCTCCTGGCTGTCGCGGCCATGCACGGCCTTGACGATGTGAGCCTTGCGTCCGGGGTGCGCCCCCTGGCCGTGGTCAACCATTACCTCGGGATTTCCGGATCAGGCATGGTGATGGCAGCGGAAGACGTGCGCCCCGAACACGTCCTTGGCTTTCTGGCCGATTCTGACTGGCCAATGAGCGGCCGGGCCCAGGCCCGTTGTCGCGCTCTATCCGATCTCATGGCCTCTGAGTTGGAGCTTAATCCTCACTACGTCTTTGTCTATCTGGGGTCGCGGTTCGGATTCGAACGCCTGGATGCCCTGCTTACCGAGCACGGACCAGCAGAAACCGCCATGCGTCTTCGCGAACAGGCGTGAAAACGGCCCGTAGTGACGAATGCCGTTTGAGCGGGTGGTTGCGAGGAAAAAATCAGCGGTCGAGAAGCGTACGTGCGAGTTCGGCGAATCCGTCGCCGCCCCGGGCGCGGGTGATCCACGCCGGCGGGCATTCGAGGTCCGAGGCGAAATCCTGCACGTTGGCCACACCCACGGAATTGG encodes the following:
- a CDS encoding ABC transporter ATP-binding protein — encoded protein: MSDIRLEGVTRHWGPVVAVDDVSFHVPEGSLMVLLGPSGCGKSTTLRLIAGLETVTSGRISISDRDVTDLPPSERHLAMVFQSYALFPHLNVRENILFGLKVRKVNKDEQARRLSRAADILGLGELLDRKPSALSGGQQQRVALGRALVAEASVCLMDEPLSNLDAKLRQEMRREIRSLQLSLGITMVYVTHDQTEAMSMADRIILMQGGRIVQNGTPAELYSRPANLFAAGFIGTPPMNLVRLAPGAQSATVMGCPEAKAPGAPSGECMLGVRPEHLRIGPEGNWPAVVESVEYLGVSSVVACRVGEELVSVSVDGLCEFSPGANVRLGFPPSKAHFFDRATGLSVSAA
- a CDS encoding sugar ABC transporter permease, giving the protein MIMAFTHYPAINTFISSFFLAGKGGAASEFVGLENYRFLLEDKIFWKVLKNNLIFASCTIPLSISLAMVMAFLVNAGLPGQAWLRLSYFVPTVLPMIAVANIWLFFYTPEYGLLEQVRRFLGFSGVNWLGSEKTALYCVIAVAVWKDAGFFMIFYLAALQQIPPSLGEAAMLEGASRFYYYRRVVIPLLMPTTLFVLVNATINAFRMVDHLFVLTQGGPNNASSLLLYYIYEVSFKFWDTGYGATLTLVLLLFLGLASVLQFGVLEKRVHYR
- a CDS encoding carbohydrate ABC transporter permease, with the protein product MNAVNPYDRGQARILDVTAAWTLALLWSLPLLYAIWTAFHSPEYSTNFKLFAPLSLENFVKAWAAAPFAKYFVNTVLLVTMILVVQLVLCTLAAYAFAKYDFRLKGVMFALVLMQLMIMPDVLIVENYQTMGKIGILDSTLSIGLPYMASAFGIFLLRQTFKSVPKELDDAAAVEGAGVLQILWHVYVPLGRSVYLAYALVSISYHWNNFLWPLIVTNTVNSRPLTVGLQVFSSTEQGVDWAIITAATLMTSGPLLLGFLLFQRQFVQSFMRAGIK
- a CDS encoding ABC transporter substrate-binding protein — translated: MIQSTFHLKRLVLALAFVCLFTGVALAEKVSLTFYFPVAVGGPITKTVEGMTEAFMKEHPDIKITPVYAGIYRETLTKALTALKGGEPPHVAVLLSTDMYTLIDEGAVVPYDEIVPAPEMGFVKDYFPGFMKNSQTGGKTWGIPFQRSTIVMYWNKEAFKEAGLDPNTPPKTWTEMVDFAKKLTKKDASGAVSQWGVAIPTTGYAYWLFQALAIENGIELMNPEGTEVYFNKPASVEALQFLVDLSQKHQVSPKGTIDWATTPKDFFERKTAMMWTTTGNLTNVRTNAKFDFGVAMLPANKRPGSPTGGGNFYIFKKTTPAERKAAVEFVKWMTTAERAAQWCIDTGYVAVRPDAWETTRMKEYVQGFPPAAVARDQLQYAVAELSTHENQRVTKALDDAIQAAVNGSKSPADALNEAQAEAERILRRYKR